One region of Ardenticatenales bacterium genomic DNA includes:
- a CDS encoding ABC transporter ATP-binding protein: MDTPSIHPLRRLWQYGAAHRPTIILATVSSIANKIFDLAPPALIGAAVDIVVQQQDSFFARFGITDVGTQLWVLAGLTIVIWGIESLLDYVSSILWRNLAQTVEHEMRLDAYDHVQRLELAYFEDRSTGGLMSVLNDDINQLERFLDGGAHAIIQLLATVIIIEGLFFYVAPTVAWMAALPMPLIMWGSVRFQRFLGPRYVDVRERVGLMNGQLSNNLGGIATIKSFTAEGHELGRISRLSDDYRRSNQEAIRLSSAFVPLIRMVIVMGFIAILVFGGQLALAGSLNVGVYSVMVFMTQRLLWPLTRLGETLDLYQRAMASTTRVLDLLHTKPQSDDGKKCLPPASVRGEVVFDQVTFAYQSHPEKPVVRDFSLRIPAGTVAAFVGSTGAGKTTLVKLLLRFYDVTGGRILLDGHDLRDLRLADLRGAIGLVSQDVFLFHGSVRENIAYGTFDAGINDIINAAQIAEAHDFIMQLPQGYDTIVGERGIKLSGGQRQRISIARAILKDPPVLILDEATSSVDNETEAAIQRSLERIAVGRTTIIIAHRLSTVRNADQIFVLENGRLQEQGHHGELLQNHNLYAALWRVQTGERERATAWEPEEMVG; this comes from the coding sequence ATGGACACGCCATCAATCCATCCACTGCGGCGGCTGTGGCAATATGGGGCGGCGCACCGCCCCACGATCATCCTGGCAACCGTCAGCTCCATCGCCAACAAAATCTTCGACCTGGCGCCGCCGGCCTTGATCGGCGCGGCGGTAGACATCGTCGTGCAGCAGCAAGACTCCTTCTTTGCCCGCTTCGGCATCACGGACGTGGGCACGCAGTTATGGGTGCTGGCCGGTCTGACCATTGTCATCTGGGGTATTGAATCGCTGTTGGATTATGTTTCCAGCATTCTCTGGCGCAACCTGGCACAAACCGTTGAGCATGAAATGCGTCTGGATGCGTATGATCACGTGCAGCGGCTGGAACTGGCGTATTTCGAGGACCGCAGCACGGGCGGATTAATGTCCGTCCTGAATGATGACATCAACCAGTTGGAGCGATTCTTGGATGGGGGGGCGCACGCCATCATCCAGCTTCTGGCGACCGTGATCATCATCGAAGGGTTGTTCTTCTACGTGGCGCCGACGGTGGCCTGGATGGCGGCGCTGCCAATGCCCTTGATCATGTGGGGGTCGGTGCGTTTTCAGCGTTTTTTGGGGCCGCGCTACGTGGATGTGCGCGAGCGCGTGGGACTGATGAATGGGCAGCTTTCCAACAACCTGGGCGGCATTGCCACGATCAAGAGCTTCACGGCGGAGGGGCACGAACTGGGGCGCATTTCCCGCCTGAGCGACGATTATCGCCGCAGTAATCAGGAAGCGATTCGCCTCAGTTCCGCCTTTGTCCCCCTGATCCGCATGGTGATCGTGATGGGTTTTATTGCTATCCTCGTGTTTGGTGGGCAGTTGGCGCTGGCGGGGAGCCTGAACGTGGGTGTGTACAGCGTGATGGTGTTTATGACGCAGCGGCTGCTGTGGCCGCTGACGCGCCTGGGGGAGACGCTGGACCTGTATCAGCGGGCGATGGCTTCGACGACGCGGGTGCTGGATTTGCTGCACACCAAACCGCAAAGCGACGATGGAAAAAAGTGCCTGCCGCCGGCTTCGGTGCGGGGCGAGGTGGTTTTTGACCAGGTGACGTTTGCCTACCAGTCGCACCCGGAGAAGCCGGTGGTGCGTGATTTTTCGCTGCGGATTCCTGCCGGCACGGTGGCGGCATTTGTCGGTTCTACGGGCGCGGGCAAGACGACGCTGGTTAAGCTGCTACTGCGTTTTTATGATGTCACCGGCGGGCGGATTCTGCTGGATGGGCATGATTTGCGCGACTTGCGGCTGGCGGACCTGCGCGGGGCGATTGGGTTGGTGAGCCAGGATGTTTTTCTGTTTCATGGTTCGGTGCGGGAGAATATCGCGTATGGGACGTTTGATGCCGGCATCAACGACATCATCAACGCCGCCCAAATTGCCGAAGCCCACGACTTCATCATGCAGCTTCCCCAGGGATACGACACCATCGTTGGCGAACGCGGCATTAAACTCTCCGGCGGACAGCGGCAGCGCATCTCCATCGCCCGCGCCATCCTGAAAGACCCGCCCGTCCTCATCCTGGACGAAGCCACCTCCTCCGTGGACAACGAAACAGAAGCGGCCATCCAGCGCTCCCTGGAACGCATCGCCGTGGGGCGCACCACCATCATCATCGCCCACCGCCTCTCCACCGTGCGCAACGCGGATCAAATCTTCGTGCTAGAAAACGGGCGCTTGCAAGAACAAGGTCATCACGGGGAACTGCTGCAAAACCACAACCTGTACGCCGCCTTATGGCGCGTGCAGACGGGAGAGCGCGAGCGGGCGACGGCGTGGGAACCGGAGGAAATGGTCGGCTGA
- a CDS encoding calcium/sodium antiporter: MFTAITSLLVIFLCVYFLSIITDEFFIESLDEIARHWQLPSNVAGASLMAMGSSMPELSIALLALVQRGGQHSDIGVGNIVGSAVFNILVITGLSALIRPARVSWQVVVRDCFVYSVSIGLLLFAFQDGVITIWEVLGFLGLYAIYIFILFQWGLIVPNGDADVIELVETEIEEQAQKTGVYYRVTASFGKALRRITGEPREHYVRTFLVSIAIIVGISALLVENAVIFAEAIHVHPVIIALTVLAAGSSVPDLIASLLVAREGRGEMAISNAVGSNIFDISIGLGLPWLLVILLQQRNITVGTDGLSQSVFILLVTVVILFIFLSTGRRLTRVEGAILVLIYIGYVLWMWLGG, from the coding sequence ATGTTCACCGCCATCACCAGCCTGCTTGTCATTTTCCTCTGCGTCTATTTCCTCTCCATCATCACCGATGAATTCTTCATTGAAAGCCTGGACGAAATCGCCAGACACTGGCAGCTCCCCAGCAATGTCGCCGGGGCATCGCTCATGGCCATGGGGTCTTCCATGCCCGAACTCTCCATCGCCTTGCTCGCCCTCGTCCAGCGCGGCGGGCAGCACAGCGACATCGGCGTCGGCAACATCGTTGGCTCCGCCGTCTTCAACATCCTGGTCATCACCGGCCTTTCCGCCCTCATCCGCCCCGCCCGCGTCTCCTGGCAAGTCGTCGTGCGCGACTGCTTCGTCTACAGCGTCAGCATTGGCCTGCTGCTCTTTGCCTTTCAGGATGGCGTCATCACCATCTGGGAAGTACTCGGCTTCCTCGGCCTCTACGCCATCTACATCTTCATCCTCTTCCAATGGGGCCTGATCGTGCCCAACGGCGACGCCGACGTGATCGAACTGGTGGAGACGGAAATCGAAGAGCAGGCGCAAAAGACGGGCGTCTATTACCGCGTCACCGCCTCGTTTGGCAAGGCGCTACGCCGGATCACGGGCGAGCCACGCGAGCATTACGTGCGCACCTTTCTCGTCTCCATCGCCATTATCGTGGGCATTAGCGCCCTCCTCGTAGAAAACGCCGTCATCTTCGCCGAAGCGATCCACGTCCACCCGGTGATCATCGCCCTCACCGTACTCGCCGCCGGCTCCTCCGTGCCTGATCTGATTGCCTCGCTGCTGGTCGCGCGCGAAGGGCGCGGCGAAATGGCAATCTCCAATGCCGTCGGCTCAAACATCTTCGACATCAGTATCGGACTGGGGCTGCCGTGGCTCCTGGTCATCCTCTTGCAGCAACGAAACATCACCGTCGGCACCGATGGCTTGTCGCAATCGGTCTTTATTCTGCTGGTGACGGTGGTCATTCTCTTCATCTTTCTTTCCACAGGCAGACGACTCACGCGGGTTGAGGGAGCCATATTGGTATTGATCTATATCGGCTACGTCCTCTGGATGTGGCTGGGAGGATAA
- a CDS encoding carboxypeptidase M32 has protein sequence MNEKLSELKSRLQEVTDLNLAAAVLNWDQATYMPAGGAPARGRQMALLGRIAQEMFIDPAVGKLLDDLQPYAEGLPFDDDDASLVRVARREYERAIKVPPSFLEQVYAHGAESYQVWADARPKNDFAAVQPYLRKTIEFSRQLADYFPGYAHIADPLIDFSDYGMTVASLRDLFANLRQQLVPIVEAIARNPSVEDAPLHQTFPEQKQLEFGLSVIKDYGYDFNRGRQDKTHHPFMTKFSLGDVRITTRVKENDLSEALFSTLHESGHAMYEQGIDMKYEGTPLGNGTSAGIHESQSRLWENQVGRSRAFWNHYYPALQRAFPEQLGSVSQDAFYRAINKVQPSLIRTDADEVTYNLHVIIRFELELELLEGKLDVKDLPQAWHDRYEAYLGVHAPSDVDGVLQDVHWYGGLVGGAFQGYTLGNVMAAAFFEKAQQGHPDIPAQIAGGQFGTLHGWLRDNVYRHGSKYTATELLQHVLGQPLTIDPYIRYLRTKFGALYAL, from the coding sequence ATGAACGAGAAATTAAGTGAGTTGAAGTCCCGTTTGCAGGAAGTGACGGACCTGAATCTGGCGGCGGCTGTTTTGAATTGGGATCAGGCAACGTATATGCCGGCAGGCGGCGCACCCGCGCGTGGTCGTCAAATGGCGCTGCTGGGCCGCATTGCCCAGGAGATGTTCATTGACCCCGCCGTTGGCAAACTGCTGGACGATTTGCAGCCCTATGCCGAGGGCCTGCCCTTTGACGACGACGACGCCAGCCTGGTCCGCGTTGCCCGCCGCGAGTACGAGCGGGCCATCAAAGTACCGCCCAGTTTTCTGGAGCAAGTGTACGCCCACGGCGCGGAATCCTATCAGGTTTGGGCGGATGCGCGCCCCAAGAATGATTTCGCCGCCGTGCAGCCTTATCTGCGGAAGACGATTGAATTCAGCCGCCAATTGGCGGATTACTTCCCCGGCTACGCGCACATCGCCGACCCGCTGATTGATTTTAGCGACTATGGGATGACGGTTGCCAGTTTGCGTGATTTGTTCGCTAACCTGCGGCAGCAGCTTGTGCCCATTGTGGAGGCCATTGCCCGGAACCCATCCGTGGAGGATGCGCCGCTGCATCAGACTTTCCCGGAGCAGAAGCAGCTTGAGTTCGGCCTCAGCGTCATCAAGGACTATGGGTACGATTTCAACCGGGGGCGGCAGGACAAGACCCATCACCCATTCATGACCAAGTTCTCGCTGGGGGACGTGCGTATTACGACGCGGGTGAAGGAGAATGATCTGTCGGAGGCTTTGTTCAGCACCCTGCATGAGTCGGGCCACGCCATGTATGAGCAGGGGATTGATATGAAGTATGAGGGAACGCCGCTGGGGAATGGCACTTCTGCCGGCATTCACGAAAGCCAATCTCGCCTCTGGGAAAACCAGGTAGGCCGCAGCCGCGCTTTCTGGAACCACTACTACCCCGCCCTCCAACGCGCCTTCCCAGAGCAACTGGGCAGCGTCTCCCAGGACGCCTTCTACCGCGCCATCAACAAAGTGCAGCCCTCCCTCATCCGCACCGACGCGGACGAAGTGACTTACAACCTGCACGTCATCATTCGCTTTGAACTGGAACTGGAACTGCTGGAAGGCAAGCTGGATGTCAAGGACCTGCCGCAAGCGTGGCACGACCGTTACGAAGCGTATCTGGGCGTTCACGCTCCCAGCGACGTGGACGGTGTGCTGCAAGACGTGCATTGGTATGGCGGCCTCGTCGGCGGCGCGTTCCAGGGCTATACGCTGGGCAACGTGATGGCCGCCGCGTTTTTTGAGAAAGCGCAGCAGGGGCATCCCGACATTCCGGCGCAGATTGCCGGGGGTCAATTTGGCACGCTGCATGGCTGGTTGCGGGATAACGTCTATCGGCACGGCAGCAAATATACGGCCACGGAACTGCTCCAGCACGTCCTGGGGCAGCCCCTGACGATTGACCCGTATATCCGCTACCTGCGGACGAAGTTTGGCGCTTTGTACGCGCTCTAA
- a CDS encoding rhomboid family intramembrane serine protease, whose amino-acid sequence MIPLRDANPTRQVPVVTLTLIVINVAVWLWELTMQVQGQLNAFVMTWAVVPAQLLQNPLAELPTLLTAMFLHGSWGHLLGNMLYLWIFGDNIEDQLGRSRFLLFYFLTGLAATMTQTLIDPNSTLPNVGASGAIAGIMGGYLLLFPSARILTLVGYFFVRVPAVLVLIFWFGIQLFGGFGSLNGWQQDGGVAFFAHIGGFVAGIILIRLFIPRRGRTDYDQLPPF is encoded by the coding sequence ATGATCCCTCTGCGGGATGCGAACCCGACACGCCAGGTTCCGGTCGTGACGTTGACGTTGATTGTGATCAACGTGGCGGTGTGGCTGTGGGAACTGACGATGCAGGTGCAGGGGCAGTTGAATGCGTTTGTGATGACGTGGGCGGTTGTGCCGGCACAATTGCTGCAAAATCCCCTGGCGGAACTGCCCACGTTGTTGACGGCGATGTTTCTGCATGGCAGTTGGGGACACCTGCTGGGCAATATGCTCTACTTGTGGATTTTTGGTGATAACATAGAGGATCAGTTGGGGCGTTCCCGTTTTCTGCTCTTCTATTTTCTCACGGGATTGGCGGCGACAATGACGCAGACGTTGATCGATCCGAATTCTACTTTGCCGAATGTGGGTGCAAGTGGGGCAATTGCCGGCATTATGGGCGGCTACCTCCTCCTTTTCCCCTCCGCCCGCATCCTCACCCTCGTCGGCTACTTCTTCGTGCGCGTGCCCGCCGTCCTGGTTCTCATTTTCTGGTTTGGCATCCAACTTTTCGGTGGGTTTGGCAGCCTGAATGGCTGGCAGCAAGACGGCGGCGTTGCTTTCTTCGCGCACATTGGTGGCTTTGTTGCCGGCATAATCTTGATACGCCTGTTCATCCCACGTCGCGGACGAACAGACTACGACCAGTTGCCCCCGTTCTAG
- a CDS encoding phosphoribosyltransferase: MEREVLTWSDVDRLIDYLTPQFHGRFDSMVIITRGGIVPGGMLAEALNITYILTASVRFPADFPGLPIDPKLERHALPEFLQFPDADLLRDRRILVVDDVWTRGRNIVTVSSRIDAAGGYPETCVLHYKPAYSLYPGLTPDYYAAVTNRYVIYPWEIDRGPEVLGVWN, encoded by the coding sequence ATGGAACGAGAAGTTCTTACCTGGTCTGATGTAGACCGCTTGATTGATTACCTCACCCCCCAGTTTCATGGGCGTTTTGACTCGATGGTCATTATCACGCGCGGCGGCATCGTCCCCGGCGGCATGTTAGCCGAGGCGCTCAATATCACCTACATCCTCACCGCCTCAGTGCGTTTTCCCGCCGACTTTCCCGGTCTGCCTATTGATCCCAAACTGGAGCGACATGCCCTGCCTGAGTTCCTGCAATTTCCTGACGCGGACCTGCTGCGCGACCGGCGCATTCTCGTCGTCGATGATGTGTGGACGCGCGGACGTAACATCGTCACTGTTTCCAGCCGCATTGATGCGGCGGGCGGTTATCCGGAAACCTGCGTACTCCACTACAAGCCCGCCTACTCCCTCTACCCTGGACTGACGCCGGATTACTATGCGGCGGTGACGAATCGTTACGTCATCTATCCGTGGGAAATTGATCGTGGCCCGGAAGTGTTGGGGGTGTGGAATTAG
- the gcvT gene encoding glycine cleavage system aminomethyltransferase GcvT — MPTDFLFQGGIADLDPALTELVQREAQRQRDTVILIPSESIAPPAVLDALVTPFANIYAEGYPREESRRQTEAEILDYDMEMALYRRQGDPRYYKGVEYADLLEALARRRAAELFAANGVGADNLYVNVQPLSGGPANSAIYTALLQPGETIMGLNLNDGGHLSHGSKVNRSGQVYNSVPYFVDKDTELLDYDAIEAQVLAVKPKIIVAGYSAYPAIVDWQRFRAIADKVGAYLSADISHISGLVVAGVHPSPVGVADVVMTTTHKSLCGPRGAMIITHRADLAKKLDRAVFPGEQGGPHLNTIAALAVALRLAGTEQFRQLQQRIARNARRLSEQLEARGLRLVGGVSENHLLMIDAKSIDRDGAYLSGDMAARILDIAGIVTNRNTIPSDTSAFSATGVRLGTVWISQLGYGDAEIDKLAEAIATALHGCVPFTYSGPGGKTLRRAKIEYAALQRARELVRELTQGDAAATGSGSFIAEALQTAADLVHDLKDVVSGEAALDTVEVRGEDAVAFLNLALASNVAALADGESQASRWYAPTGDVAATVHRQTVSHFFVRFADADTAEMAATYFRDLSDGFVQFGDVYAKLPGPVAVKRVMAMKQMPAPNPHADAVAGSKPYFVGCEALAGDAALPPFTWREPEDAPLRTTSLHQTHRDMGARMVPFGGWDMPVWYTSVSEEHAAVRQTAGLFDVSHMGVLEASGPYAAEFLNMVTTNDINTLSVGQSHYTYLLFPDGSVVDDLLVYRRGPQKYMLVVNASNNDKDWAWLTAVNEGRVMLDPKRPWVKVQRPCVLRDLRDPRWGDECRVDIALQGPRSMDILLALVDDRELAARVKKLPWAGLMEGRVGGFDIVISRTGYTGERVAYELFVHPDMAPAFWQALLAAGELFGIKPCGLAARDSTRTEAGLPLYGHELAGPLGLNPGDAGFASYVKLWKPFFIGREAFIAHEQARERVVARFRMNDKAVRRPELGDPVLDRRGKVVGTVTSCAIDVDGYLLGQAVLPLALTQADTPLSIYQLGGGERGLQIPKSMKLGARLPRPDDVTVLTRFPSRKK; from the coding sequence ATGCCCACAGATTTCCTTTTTCAGGGTGGAATAGCCGATCTTGATCCCGCTTTAACGGAATTGGTGCAGCGTGAAGCGCAGCGCCAACGCGACACCGTCATCCTCATCCCCTCGGAGAGCATTGCCCCGCCCGCCGTGCTGGACGCCCTGGTCACGCCCTTCGCCAACATCTACGCAGAAGGGTATCCGCGTGAGGAGAGTCGTCGCCAGACGGAGGCGGAAATCCTGGATTATGACATGGAGATGGCTCTCTATCGTCGGCAGGGCGATCCGCGCTATTACAAAGGCGTGGAGTACGCCGACCTGCTGGAGGCGCTCGCCCGTCGCCGCGCGGCGGAATTGTTTGCCGCCAATGGCGTCGGCGCGGACAACCTGTATGTGAACGTACAGCCACTCAGCGGCGGCCCCGCCAACAGCGCCATCTACACGGCGCTGTTGCAGCCGGGAGAGACCATCATGGGGCTGAATCTGAACGACGGTGGGCATCTGTCGCATGGTTCGAAGGTCAATCGCTCCGGTCAGGTTTACAACAGCGTGCCCTATTTTGTGGATAAGGACACGGAACTGCTCGATTACGACGCCATCGAAGCGCAGGTGCTGGCCGTGAAACCGAAGATCATTGTTGCCGGCTACTCCGCGTATCCTGCGATTGTTGACTGGCAGCGTTTCCGGGCTATTGCCGATAAGGTGGGCGCGTATCTTTCCGCCGACATCAGCCACATTTCCGGGTTGGTGGTGGCGGGGGTGCATCCCAGTCCGGTGGGCGTGGCGGATGTGGTGATGACGACGACGCACAAGAGCCTGTGCGGTCCACGTGGGGCGATGATCATTACGCATCGCGCGGACCTGGCGAAGAAGTTGGACCGCGCCGTTTTTCCCGGCGAGCAAGGTGGGCCGCATCTGAACACGATTGCGGCGCTGGCGGTGGCCCTGCGGCTGGCGGGGACGGAGCAGTTCCGGCAGTTGCAGCAGCGTATTGCGCGTAATGCGCGCCGTCTCTCCGAGCAGTTGGAGGCGCGTGGGCTGCGATTGGTGGGCGGCGTTTCCGAAAATCATTTGCTGATGATCGATGCCAAGAGTATTGACCGGGATGGTGCGTATTTGTCGGGGGATATGGCGGCGCGGATTTTGGATATTGCCGGCATTGTCACCAACCGCAACACCATTCCCAGTGACACCAGCGCCTTCTCCGCCACCGGCGTGCGCCTGGGAACCGTCTGGATCAGCCAACTTGGCTACGGCGACGCCGAAATCGACAAACTCGCCGAAGCCATTGCCACCGCCTTGCACGGTTGCGTCCCCTTCACTTATAGTGGTCCCGGAGGAAAAACCCTGCGACGCGCCAAAATCGAGTACGCCGCCTTGCAACGCGCACGCGAACTGGTGCGTGAACTGACCCAGGGCGACGCCGCCGCGACGGGGAGTGGTTCTTTTATCGCCGAAGCGCTGCAAACCGCCGCCGACCTTGTCCATGACCTCAAAGATGTCGTCAGCGGGGAAGCCGCGTTAGACACCGTGGAAGTGCGAGGCGAAGACGCGGTGGCCTTTCTCAACCTGGCGCTGGCTTCCAACGTGGCCGCGCTCGCCGATGGGGAGTCGCAGGCCAGCCGCTGGTACGCTCCCACGGGCGACGTGGCGGCGACGGTCCATCGCCAAACCGTGAGCCATTTCTTCGTCCGCTTTGCCGATGCGGATACGGCGGAAATGGCCGCCACCTATTTTCGTGATCTGTCCGATGGGTTTGTGCAATTTGGCGATGTATACGCCAAGTTGCCCGGTCCCGTAGCCGTAAAGCGGGTGATGGCGATGAAGCAGATGCCGGCACCCAATCCCCACGCGGACGCCGTTGCCGGCAGCAAACCCTACTTCGTCGGGTGTGAAGCGCTTGCCGGAGATGCGGCGCTGCCGCCCTTTACCTGGCGCGAGCCGGAGGATGCTCCTCTACGCACCACCAGCCTGCACCAGACCCACCGCGACATGGGCGCGCGCATGGTCCCCTTTGGGGGGTGGGATATGCCGGTCTGGTACACCAGCGTTAGCGAGGAACACGCCGCTGTCCGTCAGACGGCGGGCCTGTTTGATGTCAGCCATATGGGCGTGTTGGAGGCCAGTGGCCCGTATGCCGCCGAGTTCCTGAACATGGTGACCACCAACGACATCAATACGCTGTCGGTCGGCCAATCCCACTACACCTATCTGCTGTTTCCCGATGGCAGTGTGGTTGATGATTTGCTCGTCTACCGGCGCGGCCCGCAAAAATACATGCTGGTCGTGAATGCCTCCAATAACGACAAGGACTGGGCCTGGCTGACCGCCGTCAACGAGGGTCGGGTGATGCTGGACCCCAAACGCCCCTGGGTGAAGGTGCAGCGCCCCTGCGTGCTGCGTGACCTGCGCGACCCGCGTTGGGGGGATGAGTGCCGCGTGGACATTGCGTTGCAAGGTCCGCGGTCCATGGATATTCTCCTGGCGCTTGTTGATGACCGCGAGCTGGCGGCGCGCGTGAAGAAACTGCCCTGGGCCGGGCTGATGGAAGGTCGCGTGGGCGGCTTTGATATTGTCATCTCGCGCACGGGGTACACAGGCGAGCGGGTTGCTTACGAGCTTTTTGTACACCCGGATATGGCCCCCGCCTTCTGGCAGGCGCTACTGGCCGCGGGCGAGCTGTTTGGCATCAAGCCGTGCGGCCTGGCGGCGCGAGATAGTACGCGCACGGAGGCGGGATTGCCCCTGTACGGGCATGAGCTGGCGGGACCGCTGGGATTGAATCCCGGCGACGCGGGTTTCGCCAGTTATGTAAAACTATGGAAACCGTTTTTCATTGGACGGGAGGCATTTATCGCGCATGAGCAGGCACGGGAGCGGGTGGTCGCGCGCTTCCGCATGAATGATAAGGCGGTGCGGCGACCGGAGTTGGGCGATCCCGTGTTGGATCGGCGCGGCAAAGTCGTGGGTACGGTCACAAGCTGCGCGATTGACGTGGACGGGTATCTGTTGGGGCAGGCTGTTTTGCCTTTGGCGCTGACGCAGGCGGATACGCCGCTCTCGATTTACCAGTTGGGTGGCGGCGAGCGCGGCTTGCAGATACCCAAGAGCATGAAGCTGGGGGCGCGTCTGCCGCGACCGGATGATGTTACGGTGTTGACGCGCTTCCCGTCGCGGAAGAAGTAG
- a CDS encoding YfhO family protein — MELQMPASIATWFQRPGRWVKWRRYAVDWCLILVLAYLFAGQTLLRLDAQQLQQTGEHNESATLPLLAEISVTRYGQIPLWNPYMMTGFPHAGDFINHFWNPVATLPVLIWGGINGMKISVFMALALAGIGQWVFAHVLGIRGLIRLWAGLLFMLSGGLVLLWRLGWYELLLGAVWFPWCFAALWWTLRRQDRASIILTAICVALVITTGGGYYPFYLFISMGVLVVMTLLWTPPSERWTRLRRAVMVALLSAALLAVVLLPLIDGYRFTSRDALPDLEQKLSQPISYALVNYIVAAPEWFRADILAKGSGWSWFYIGYLPLLALMLMPLVYNRARWHRPALSASGVLLLVLLALQANRYPPFSYLYHLIPFLYTFRFPNRLLVIAAIPLIALAALGLQYFALAGRRWSRGWRVVVAGKNEADKATVIPMRWIVYLFLLVVMALSVRDVFRVNQQFGFATQQRNAKSTEALKWLKDYDPGLYYVNLGGGVVYWDWVPAAYELEMPVINFRYNRRVRSLDYQTQPDSPFRASAKYLLALPDQPKPDNAELLTEFGDVGLWYLPDALPFAFAASPDQLSGAVTPVAMHTRPLMARYVGVNQVEVRGETEQADDQLVVLVSDFPGWRLYMDGQPASLEPVNGYLGARMPAGEHTYSFIFRPTKFYIGLAISLLTIIGMGVVLLFEVFPGVRRRLPSVLPTVAEPTTPPLD; from the coding sequence ATGGAACTGCAAATGCCGGCATCAATCGCCACCTGGTTTCAACGGCCAGGACGATGGGTGAAATGGAGACGCTACGCAGTTGATTGGTGTCTCATACTGGTCCTTGCTTACCTGTTTGCCGGTCAGACGCTGCTGCGCCTGGATGCCCAACAGCTACAACAGACTGGGGAGCACAACGAAAGCGCTACTCTTCCCTTGCTCGCCGAAATTAGCGTGACCCGATATGGTCAGATTCCTTTATGGAATCCGTACATGATGACGGGTTTCCCCCATGCCGGCGACTTCATCAATCACTTTTGGAACCCGGTGGCAACCCTGCCTGTCTTGATTTGGGGCGGCATTAATGGCATGAAGATTTCCGTGTTCATGGCGTTGGCGCTGGCGGGAATCGGGCAGTGGGTCTTTGCGCACGTACTGGGCATTCGCGGCCTGATACGTCTATGGGCCGGACTTCTATTCATGCTTTCCGGTGGGTTGGTGCTGTTATGGCGGCTGGGATGGTATGAACTGCTGCTCGGCGCGGTCTGGTTTCCCTGGTGTTTCGCCGCGCTGTGGTGGACTTTGCGCCGCCAGGATCGGGCTTCAATCATCCTGACCGCGATATGTGTGGCCCTCGTCATCACGACCGGCGGCGGCTATTACCCGTTCTACCTGTTCATTTCCATGGGCGTCCTGGTGGTCATGACGCTCTTGTGGACGCCTCCATCCGAGCGATGGACCAGGCTGCGCCGGGCCGTGATGGTCGCCCTGCTCAGCGCCGCGTTATTGGCCGTTGTCTTGCTCCCTTTGATTGACGGGTATCGGTTTACCAGCCGTGATGCGCTGCCAGACCTGGAACAGAAACTATCGCAGCCGATTTCCTACGCCCTCGTGAACTACATCGTGGCCGCGCCGGAATGGTTCCGCGCCGATATTTTGGCGAAGGGCAGCGGCTGGAGCTGGTTTTACATCGGCTATCTGCCTCTACTGGCTCTTATGCTGATGCCATTGGTCTATAACCGCGCCCGCTGGCATCGCCCGGCGCTGTCGGCATCAGGTGTACTGCTTCTCGTTCTTCTGGCCTTGCAGGCGAATCGGTATCCGCCGTTTAGCTACCTCTATCATTTAATCCCCTTCCTCTATACATTTCGGTTCCCCAACCGATTGCTGGTTATTGCCGCCATTCCCTTGATTGCACTGGCGGCGCTTGGGCTGCAATACTTTGCGCTGGCGGGGCGGCGGTGGAGTCGGGGCTGGCGCGTGGTTGTTGCCGGCAAAAACGAAGCAGACAAAGCGACGGTGATCCCGATGCGCTGGATCGTCTACCTCTTCCTGCTTGTGGTGATGGCGCTTTCCGTGCGCGACGTATTTCGAGTCAACCAGCAGTTTGGTTTTGCCACGCAACAACGAAACGCCAAATCTACCGAGGCTTTGAAATGGCTAAAGGATTATGATCCCGGCCTCTATTACGTCAATCTTGGTGGTGGCGTGGTTTACTGGGATTGGGTTCCGGCTGCTTACGAACTGGAAATGCCGGTGATCAACTTTCGGTATAATCGCCGCGTGCGTTCGCTGGATTATCAGACGCAGCCGGATTCTCCGTTCCGTGCTTCCGCCAAGTACCTGCTGGCACTGCCCGATCAACCGAAGCCGGACAATGCCGAACTTCTGACGGAATTTGGCGACGTGGGATTGTGGTATCTACCGGATGCGCTGCCTTTTGCGTTTGCGGCTTCTCCAGATCAATTGTCTGGCGCGGTCACGCCGGTTGCGATGCACACACGCCCGTTGATGGCTCGCTATGTTGGCGTGAATCAGGTGGAAGTTCGCGGGGAGACTGAGCAGGCGGACGATCAACTGGTGGTGCTGGTAAGTGATTTTCCCGGTTGGCGCCTGTACATGGATGGGCAGCCGGCGTCGCTCGAACCAGTCAATGGCTATTTGGGAGCGAGGATGCCGGCAGGCGAGCATACCTATTCCTTCATTTTCCGCCCCACAAAATTCTATATTGGGCTGGCTATCAGCTTGTTGACAATCATCGGCATGGGGGTGGTGCTGTTGTTTGAGGTTTTTCCCGGCGTGCGTCGTCGGCTGCCATCGGTGCTGCCAACGGTAGCGGAACCAACAACGCCTCCCCTCGATTAG